The DNA region AGAAAATGACCAGTGAATCGACAccagagaaaaggaggaggaaaacattttcttttaggCCATGCTTTTGTTGCTGTCATAAATGATTGCTCTGGACAGTTGCACAAGGTATGGTTTTTCAAATGAcaggtctattttatttttcttagaatgTACTGAAGTTCTCTTACAGTTTAATTTGAGCCAGTTAGAACTACTCTATTAATTAtctttattgtggtaatcatttcataacgTATGTGAGTCAAATCACTACACTGCACACCTTAAACTTAATGCTGTCAATTACATTTCaacacaactggaaaaaaaaacaaacaacctcacAGCCAAACAATAGAGTGTGTTTCTTgtaggcagaaggaaaaaaaaaaaggaaagcatccCGGAGTGTACTGTATTTAGCATTGTCATAAGGGTTCTGCCAGGGTTAGTGGATCTTAGTAAGATCAGCTCAACGTTTACagcatcacaaaaaaaaaaaaaatcccctagcaatcttgattcttttTTGAAGTGGCAGGGAAAATGTTAATGTTAATATTCAacggagggcttcccaggtggcgctagtggtaaagaaccgccttgccaatgcaggagacacaggagacgtggggcggggttcaatccctggattgggaagatcccctggaagagggtatgtctacctactacagtattcttgcctggggaatcccatgaacagaggaacctgtaggactcatagggtctcaaagagtcgaacacgactgaagcgacttggcgcacacacacacgctattCAATCGACACTGTGGGATTCTATGCTAGAGGTTTCCATGTGATCTAAAGGCCGGCATTttttccaccccccccccacgaCTCATGGCCTTCCAGATTGTGGAACCCCTCATCTCTTCTGGGCCACTGTTCACTGCCTTCATAAGGGGCGGAAAAAGCCACGTCTCTCTCTTGCATCTTTTTTTTCAATCTCTCAGGCCATTTTGGATATATGAAACATACATGGCTTATGTTTTGACTCTTCGTCAAAAACAGAGACTGAAAAGAAATACTAATTTATTGAACTGCATGCCCATGgcaattttgctttttaacctCCTTGGCGGCCATGGGTCATTTTGAGAATACGATGATGAACGCTGCGACCGTTCATCACCGAGAGTCGAGCTCTTCTCCCCCGCACTCTGGGGTCAGTTCTGCGCTTCATCAGCAGCATCTGCACAGTCGATCGCTTCCTCCACTCAGCTCTCAGATCAGGGTCCCCCCACCCTCTGCGCCGCACCCTCGCTGACCTCAGTTGACTCCACCTCTGGGACCAGAATCTCTGGGGGGTGGAGTCGTCTGGAGGCAGCGGCTATGCTTCAGGCGAAGCCGGAACATAATTACCCGCCCCTTGTTGTCGGCCGGAACGCCAAGGGAGAGGAGCGCGCCGAGCCGGGGAACGGAAGCGGGAGCCGGGGGGGCGTGTTTGGTAGAGAACGCGTCGTCTGCCCGTGTTCCCAGTGTTGTTCGTTTCTCGGAGATGTTCCCGAGGGTCTCGGCGGTCTTTTCTTTTCGCCCCCTTTCCCGGCTCCCTCTGTGCTCCGCAGGCCCGGAGGCAGCGGCGGCCACCGTTGTGCCCCTCGCTTCTCCGCACGGAACTGTCAGGTACGGCGTTTCCGCGCTGGTGGGCCCGCAGGTCTTCACGCAGCCCTGTGCAGGCTGCGGCACATTCAAGTGTAATCTTTCTCCGGCGTCCTGGGGTCCGTGTTTTGACCCGCAAGAGCTTAGAAGCCGCCGCTTTAACTCTGAGCAAGGGAAAATCCCAGAAAGAtaaggtgacttgcccaaggtcatagggTGCGTGGGGAAGAGCTCCGGTCACAGGCCTGGGCCGCTGCCCTGTGCTCTACCACCTACCGCCCCTCATCTCTCTTGCCGCTTCTCTCCTTGTTTTATCCAGGTTCCAGAAAGcgaaattgttttgttttatgtactttttttttaaacctcccaAGACCGTGATGGTCTTATTCCTACCTTCATTATTGAAAGCGCTGATCTTTATGCCAGCACTGAGGTTAAGCCCCGAATTCACAGTCCTGCCATCGCAGAGCTTAGAGTTCCACCAAGTAGGCAGTTCAAATATACTGGAGTAACCGCTGAGATAATGTGAGTAGCGCAGAATACGGCAGAATTCGTTGAACAGGTGATAGCAGGGTGAGCAGAGGCGCCTGACCGTTGTAGGAGAGGTTTAGGGTGTCCTTTCTGGAAAGAAGTCTGGTAAAATCTGAAGGGGGCCCAAGGGTTTGAGTTagccaggaaagaaaaagatttgcAGCACGCTTGATGTTTATTCTCTGAGAACTCCCATGATTGTGAAATCTTAATTCTGCTGCATGTGTATTTCACGCAGATCGATGTAGGACTCGTTAGGTTAAGTACAACCCACAGCAGGTTAGGAGCACCGGGGGTGGGAAGAAGTAGCTGGATAGAGAAGAACTGGATCGATGAAATACTGGGATGTGATATATGTTGAGATAAGGGTAGGGTGGTAGAGACAGCAAAGATTTCAGCCAGTTGCCTTGGAGGATGAGAGTATCATTAATGTTTACAGAAGAATGAGGAGCAGCTTTGAGAAAGCTTTGAAAATACGTTgtaatttttagaaaacaaaaatacaaatttatggTAAGGTCTCAGTGGAAACAAGCCCAGGTGGAAGgttaggtcagttcagttcagtcgttcagtcctgtccaactctgcgaccccatggactgcagcaagccaggcttctctgtccatcaccaactcccagaatttgctcacactttgtccatcgagttggtgatgccatctaaccatctcatcctctgtctcctcctgccttcattctttcccagcatcagggtcttttccagtgagtcagttctttgcatcaggtggccaaagaattggagtttcagcttcagcatcagtccttccaatgaacacccagaacttatctccttcaggatggactggttggatctccttgcagtccaggggactctcaagagtcttctccagcaccacagttcaaaagcatcaattctttggcactcacctttccttatagtccaactctcacatcgatacatgactatgAGAAAGTTAGGTCAGGCtagagtttttattattttagtgttATACAGTTACTATTATAATACTACTTGTTATTTGTTATACATAGCATGTGTTATACATACATGATTTTCCTGGAATAATATAGATTACTTTCAGTAGTGCTAGAGCAGTGTTGGAAGAAAACATTGAAGCACAGGTTATATGTGAGATTCATTCTTCTGATTGCCACCTTTCTGTTATGATACCTGTAGTGTTAATTTGGCTTTTACATGTGAAATCGTAAATAGAGAGCGTTTTCCTGAATTCATTGGTACCACATGTTGAGTATTATATTGAGGCTCCTGTGTACTGATTATAAGGATACTGATTATGCGGTTGGTTTTCATTCTGATTTTTAAGTTGTTTGATGTGTTAGCCTCTGACACTTTTATGAGCAGATCAAAGAGTCTGTTTCAGCATTTTTGGAAAAagccattttctctttcattaaagGGTTTCATAAAGGTTTCATTAAAGGGTTTCATAaagggcttccccgatggttcAGCAGTAAgaaattcgcctgcagtgcagaagacgcaagagactcgagtttgatccctgcgttgggaagatcccatggaggagggtatggcaacccactccagtattcttgcctggagaaacccatggacaaaggagcctggcgggcttctgtccatagggtcacaaagagttggacacgactggagtgactgagcaggcacacagtCTGGCACTACTATTTACTAGCTGTGAGAACTTGAGATACTGTTTAACCCACTGTCTTATGCTGTTTCTTGAGATCAGTGGCACCAAGTCTTGATTAAATACAGATCCTTGGGCCTGATTCCAGACTTACCAACTAAAAATGTCAGGAATCCATGTTTTAAATAAGTTCCCTTTTTGATTCATATAACCTCTAGAGGTTAAGAACCACTAATTTAACCCGTTTGAACAACTGTTTCTTCTGTAATGTGGAAGAATATAATAATATAACCTGTCCTGTAAGATTGTAAGGTTTAAATGATACAGTAACGTGACTACTCAGATGTGGTCCTCTGACGGGCAGCATCAGCATTACTTGGGaacctgttagaaatgcagactgcAAGTCCCTCCCcaaatctactgaatcagaatcattGGTAGAACCAAAGAATCTGTGTTTCAGTAAATCTTTTAGGTAGTTATTAAAGTCTGTGAAAGTGTTCTAGCTTGTTAGCTTCATGAAAGTAGGGACCTTGAGATTCTTATTTACTCATGTATCATCAGTGCCTAGTATAGTGCCCAGCCCAGAGTAGATATTCACTATATTTAATCAATGACTTTCATGGGTTATACCCTGTTACCGAGACTAGCACATTGACTAGTTTTTAAAGTGCTTCAATATTAACTATATCAAAAGGTTCTTAATgccacaaaatataaaattaggcATTTGGGTTCCTTAGACATTTAGGAAATCTTTTTCTGCCTGAGTTTGAAATAGATGGGATCATTTGtgttattctttttcataaatgagtctataaagaagaaagcagaatGGCAACTCTAGCcactaaatattctttttttttctgtcccatTTTAGCTTAGTTTACAAAGAGTGATTGGTTAAATGACATTGGTAGTTCAAGTGAGAAAGTCGAAAAGATTAGAATCACagccagggatttttttttttaagaaagttttttttaaaaacctttgttATTGACAGAAGTTCCTTTATTTCATATTGTTTAACTGTGAAATATTCTTATGTCATGTTAAGAGCAAGAACTTGGCAGTCTGTTCATTTGGGGTTTAAGAATAAGGTTTTTAATGTTATGAAACACATAGACAATGATACTTGTGTTAATACCAAACCTAGAGGTGAATGGAAGGAGGCAGCAGACAGGCGCTCCAGGAGCTGCTGGCCCCGCATAGCTTTCGCAGGGCTCGGGTGGTCAGTGTCTCAGCACACCTGGAACTTATCTGTGCTCACCACTGTGGCTTAGGCCTTAGCGAGCTCTGAGCTACATGGCTTTGGGAAATTACAGCTCTGGTttccagtttccttatctgcaaaatggggataatacctaTCTTATGGAGTTGATGTGGGTGtgagaaaatatacataaaatgttgCACAAAACTAGACAAACAGTATGTGTTTAAGAAATGTTAAGTGCTGTTCTTACAATTGCTAACAAGAAGAATAAGCAAAAGGGAAGGGTTtgaactgaaaaaattttaaatccctTGAAGCAATGTTTTGAGCCCTGGCTTTGTTATTTTGTACtatatttccacttttttttcctttaatcttttCAGGACAAAAAGTAATATCCAAAGATATTTTGGCACTAACAGCGTGATCTACAGCAAGAAAGGTGATAAGTCTGTTCCAAACTGTGAAATTTCCAAGGAGACGGAGAACCAACAGAGTATAAAGGAGAATAAGAAAAAAGACTTGGTAAATATTATTAAGGGCATGAAAGTTGAATTAAGCACAGTAAATGTACAAACAACAAAGCCACCCAACAGAGGACAACTTAAAAGTTTGGAAGCTGCAATTGGCAGACTTCAAAAATCTCCAAAAGATGCCCCCCAAAAGAGGTAAATTGAATtgcaatttgaatttttttttttaaagtaattttggaAACTCCAATaaactttttctttcagaaaaaaaaaattttttttaattagagtacaTTGAAGGTATGGAATTAATGAAGACTAAATATTAGTTTGTAAACACAGAGACTAATAATTACATGAGAAATACTTTTATTGTTCTATATTTAAgtaagtggatatatgtatagagtctagagagaggaaaagaatagtGATCTAATTGAGAATTCcacattcttttacatatttatCAGTTGTTAACCGCATTTAGTTGCTTTAAGCTGTTTATTAACATATTATTTACATCCTGATTTGAAGGTAGCTTTGTATCTCTGAAAGACTTCTTTATttgaaatttcattaaaaaattccaCCTAGGGTAAAATTTTGGCATGTTAATTACAGCTGTTTTATATGACTTCCTTTGACCAGTAATTCCAGGGCTCTCAGCATATGTGGTTTCTTAAAAGTATTATAATTTCTGTGCTTGTCAAAAGAGTATAATATTTTACTGAATGTAAGTACAATCATGATATTTTAGCATTTTGTTGTAGTTTCTATGTCAAGATTTTGTTTtagttatatataagtatataaataatcATTGTACCAGTGACATCATCAATAATAAGAAATGTGGCTTTAAGATCCCTATCTCTCACTTAGCAGAATAAACAGATAATACAGATTTCTATACTCAGGGTGACTTAacattttttagttaatttttattatagttgcttttcaatgttgtgttggtttctgctgcacaggaAAATAGATCAGCCACGCATACACCTGTATCTCCgctcttttggacttccttcccattcaggtctCCGTGACTCAACATTTTAATGGAATTATTTGATTTCTGTATTGTATCAAAACTGCCACTGGAAGGCATAACTAGGTAGAGGAATGCCCTAAtaagtattttctcctttttagaaACAATGTAAAacaaactatatatacatataattagataatattcaaatacattttaaaatatttatgaagaatgagatttttttccccagtttccaGACCTGTTTATGAtcccttttgcttttttattataatttaattaactGTTAATGAAGTGGTTCAGATGTGTTGATTGCTTTGCAGAGATTcagtaagtgaaaagtgaaagtgaaggtttctcagttgtgtcctactctttgtgactccatggaccatacagtccctggaattctccaggccagtatactggagtgggtagcctttcccttctccagggaatcttccctacccagggatcaaacccaggtctcccgcattgcaggctaattctttaccagctgagccacaagggaaacccaagaatactggagtgggtagcctatcccttctccagtggatcttcccgacccagaaatcgaaccgggatctcctgcattgcagatggattctttaccaactgagctatgaggcaaGAGATTCAGTAAAGCtaactttaaaaattgctttccaATTAGGTATGAATGAGACAAGCATAAAAGCCTAGGAGAATTCTGTGCTCAGACTGCTTTGTGTTTTAGGGGATTCCAGATGCACAGATCCACTGGGCTGTCCTGCTGGctcagaatccgcctgccagtgcaggagacccaggttcaatccctgggtcaggaaggatcccctggaggaggaagtggcaatccactccagtgaccttgcctgcaaaatcccttggatagtggagcctggtgggctacagtccatggggttgcaaagagtcggacacgactgagtgggtAACATAGACAGATGCACAGAACTAGGTTAATCATTGTCTGTAAGTCATAATGCACTGTCATTGCTTTGTGCGTGGcctgcttttagttttttttatttgtattatgtaTTGAGACCTATGCACATTTATATAGATACCATGGATGTGTAGCTATTGCCCCCAAAGTTAGCAGCATTAAACAGCCATTTTTTAATGCTCGTGAATTCTGTGGGTCAGCAGTGTAGATGGAGCACAGTGAGGAAGGTTAATCTCTACCCCACAATGTCTGAGGCCTCAGCTGGAAGACTCGGAAGTTCAGGAGCTGGAACCAGCTGTGTATTTGCTCACTCTGGTCTGGCAGTTGATACTGGCTATTAGCTGATACCTTAGCCAGAACTCTTACAGAAACACCTGTGTGTGGCCTGGACTTCCTTACTGCATGGTGGCTGGACCCCATCTTCACCTTCCCCATCAGTAACCTCTGTCCTGAGGCAGCcgctgttctgattttttttttcccactttaacTTGGGGAGTGTCCGGAGAGAAAATAAGCCTCTAGAAACCGTGTAGTTTTTATGACCTAGCCTTCGACACTGTCATTCTCATTTCTGTTCCATACTGATTTTTGAAGGGTTCGTGCTTTTTATCACAGCAGCTGCTGGAGAACCATCTTCACAAAGATACGGTGACATAGAAAGGAGTGCGGTAGTCTAGTTTTAAAACCGTGAACTACCTTGACTTAGTAGTTCACAGTCGCTGACAGACATGGCTAATATTTCCCTGTGGTACTCTGGGGTGCCTTAGGGCACAGTTTGGGAACCAAGGTCCAGGTCTATATTGAGCTCCCTGGGAGAGGCCCTGGAACCACATCTTTAAGTTTCTTAGAATTCCTGTTGTCTGAAAGGCATTCTAAGGCACCATCTTAAATCTTTCTAAGATCTTAGATTTTTACAGTCATGCCCACAGCTTTGAATCCAAATGTATATGAAACCTAATAAGACCGCTGGTGGGCACAGTGGTAACCAAAATTATTAGCTCCTACTTTAGCTAATACCCTCCTAACCAACCAACTGCTCTGATTTCGGCTACCTATTCTTTAAGATCCCctttcttccagtttctggtaACATTGATTTACGTACAACTCTCACACACAGCTTCCTGAGGGTTTCCAGGCTCTAATGGTCTCTTTGAGGCCAAGCTTCAGGGATTTGGGAACCTCAGTTTTCATGTTACACATCATTTCCTGAGATAGAAAGCTAAGTAAAGTAAAACAGTAATTTGGATCCCACTCATTGAGATGGCAATAATTTTCAGTGAGTTAAAAAATGTAAGTAACTTCTTTTTTGTAGCTGGcatatttttctcttaacttACCCTAATTTATTGaagaatagctttttttttttttttttgtagcttatGGAAAATGTAAAATCCTATGATGAAGGTTTGATAATTTCCACATCTTGCCATTCTTGTGTCATCTATGCCTTCTCTCACTTTCCACCTTCCACTTGATGGTTCATGGTTCCCCTCACCCCCTGGGTTAAATTCACATACATTAAAGTACACAGATGTCAGCGGCAGGATGCTGACAACCTGACCTCCACGTGGAGCCCACCCACTTCCCAGGATGCAGCATGTTCCCCATCTTCACCTTCCCCGTCAGTCACCTTCTGTCCCGAGGCCGCcgctgttctgattttttttttccaccttaaTTTGACCTCTTAGTATAAATAGAATCATGAAAGATACACTTTTCTTTAATCCAGCTTCTTCCACTCATTTTCATACATGTGACGTGAGCTAAGTACTGTGCGTTGCATGGATATATATCACAGTTTATTTGCTCTGGTGATAGTGATTTGGGTTGTTTACagtttggggagattttttttttttttttaattttttttgggggggggagatTTTGATTAAAGCTTATATAAACAGGTTTCATGACTTTTATATTTGCTTGCAGTCTGTattgttttttgaaataaaatggcatctaatttaaaaatccacaaaTTTATCTTTTTTGAGGCTGATCCCTCACCCCTCCACCTTCATATATTGTTCTGAGTTAGTATTGTGCTTCATTAAGGATCCATTAACTTGAACTTTCAGCATTGTAACACTTATTATAAAACTGATACCTCATATTtaagaattctcttttttttttaagtttattgaagtacagttgatttacaatattgtgttaagaATCCTTGATTTTGTTAGAAATTGAGTGGTGCTTTTCGAATGACAAGAAGTTTTTTACCCAGGACATCAAATTTGACTTTCCACTGAAGTCACGCCTCTGTCTCTCATTTGTTTTCCGTGTTCTCTTTCTGAAGCAAGTCCCTGAGTCCGGAGTTGGTGGCGGCTGCGGCTGCAGTTGCTGACTCTCTTCCTTTTGACAAGCAGACGACCAAGTCGGAGCTGCTCAGGCAGCTCCGGCAGCACGAGGAAGACTGGAAGGCTCAGAAGGATGGAGAGAAACCCAAAATTAGGTTAGTGAGTCAGATAGCTGTGCCAGTGGCGCTGATGCCTCCAGGAGGCTGGCTTCACTCAGTACACGCTAAGCAATATACATAATAAATCCATTCATATATAAAGTATGCCTCGTAAATATTAGCAGTTTGATTTCTGTTATAGCTCACATGTTAATAAGGAAGATCACAATTTTAGAAGACCAGTGGAATGGTTAAAACTTCTTTTGAGAAGTTACATAATTCTTGTCCCTGAGAAAGAAGTGGTGCATTCAgtaatgttattaaaaataataaataacagaataagaatttctctgatttttttttagttaaataaTATGCTGATTTTATGCACAATATGATAactcattttatttgtatttgaaCAAATGTAAGTCTGCAAATGAAAATAGTTACATTTCAACGTTAATGCAACTTTTTAATCTAGGTGATAGGGATACAGATACTGATTGTATTTCCACTTCTCTGGATGTGTGACAGTTTCTCATGAGTGACACCTTTAATCATGCTTTGAATGAACATTTCTGAATAGCACTTTTAAAAGAGCAGCAGCGATCTTAAGTGGTCTGTGGTATTGATACACAACATACAGTCTTTTATTTAGACATAACTTTTTTGTTCATTATTAGTACatagaaatgaaataagaatTATATGAATCTCATGTTTCAGAAAGTTCATTACTCTTCCATAGCTAAAATTTCTAACACACTtgacatttctcttttctcagtttCAGTAACATCATATCAGATATGAAAGTTGCCAGATCCTCCACAGCGAGAGCTAGCACACGACCAGTGCACCAGATTCAGTTTGACGAAGGGGCTGATGATTTTGTTGACCGAGAGAAGACAGCTGATCTGAGAAAAAGGTACTCAGGCTCTGCAGTCTGATTTGATTTGTTGAACTGTCGATTTACTCTCTTGCCCTGTATATTCCTGCTATTGGGTATCTGAGCATCACGGATACATTTATATCTGTTTCTGCAGTCTCTGCTTACTATCTCCTAGAAAGGAAAAGATTTACTGGGCTTAGCAGTCTTCCATTTTTTTGTCTCGTAAATCAAAATGGGCCCCGCCCCATATTTACCCTGATTAACGGTTTCCTGATTTAGAATAAGTGGAGCTGACCAGACTTCTGAACAATTGAATGTTTTGTGAGAAGCATTATTTTTCATTCTGATGTAGCCTTTACCTTTCTCTATAATCATCTTTCTTCATACCTTAGAGAAATGACCCACCATCAAAAAAGGGAAGAAGATCCATTATAATACCTTTAAGTCGTAGCTTATTTGTGGCAATCTCAATTTGGTAATTTGTAGTTCCTAAAGATGCTAAGCCATGTCTTACATAGTTCTTTTATAGTAGAAAGCTGTCTGTGTTTAAAAGTTTGTGCTTTTTCTCCTTCAAGCATATGAAGTGATACTTGGGGAGAGAAAGCCAAATATTTAGCATGGTCTGACAAACACTAACTGAACTTTATAGCAGGATGTCCTTACAATTGGAGTGTTTTCTGTGTGTTACTTATTCCATGGATTTTGTTCTACGTATAATCTCAGGAACCTGAGTTAGCTCCTTCTGGGTATTAAGTTATTAATTTATACAAGAGGATTGGAAAAGATGGTCAGCAGTTAATAAAGGAAGTTCAGAGGTTATAGTGACTTTGGAAGATTATTTGAATTAAAGTAATTTGTATATCCATGACATTGAATGAAGTAGAATGTGTCACTTGGAATTTAACTTAAGATTCCCCCAGTACTGACCTGTATGggaatgaaatctaaaaaagagtggctgTACTTATGTGTGTAACTGACTCaccttgctgtacagcagaaactaacacagcattgtaaatcaactataaaaagtaaagaaaaaattccacaaaacaCCCTAGAAAACTTCACAAAGAGCTTTTCCCAAAATATTTAACTGAAGTCATCTCTAAATCAGTCTTCAAATCAGTCTTCTTTGAAATGATTCCATGCAACTACATCAGAATGCTGTATCATAGGttggtttttaattatttgagcTGTCGTCAGAAATTAGAAGGTGACAAGGCAGAAACTAGAAAAGTAAGGAAGGGCTTTATGTGCTTATAATGCCTGCATTAAAAAGCTGCTTACAAGGCTCTAGAATAAGGGGAAGCAATGATGAGAAAGCAGATTGTTCACCTGCTCTGACTTGGAGCAACCTGAGACAACCCAGGCCTCAACTGATTCCTTCCATTAGAGATGGAGAAGTGTGAATCACAGGTGCTGGCTTTGGAGTCACACTGGCCTGCATCATGCATGACTAATTTGGGGACTGGATATCTTTCATAGTCCTGTCGGTCTGTTTGCCTATCTGTGAAATGCTGAATATGAAGCCCTAGGGCATgtttcaaatggtaaagaatctgcctgcaaggtgggagacccaggttcgatccctgggtcaggaagatctcctggagaagggaatgg from Muntiacus reevesi chromosome 11, mMunRee1.1, whole genome shotgun sequence includes:
- the MRPS31 gene encoding small ribosomal subunit protein mS31, with amino-acid sequence MFPRVSAVFSFRPLSRLPLCSAGPEAAAATVVPLASPHGTVRTKSNIQRYFGTNSVIYSKKGDKSVPNCEISKETENQQSIKENKKKDLVNIIKGMKVELSTVNVQTTKPPNRGQLKSLEAAIGRLQKSPKDAPQKSKSLSPELVAAAAAVADSLPFDKQTTKSELLRQLRQHEEDWKAQKDGEKPKISFSNIISDMKVARSSTARASTRPVHQIQFDEGADDFVDREKTADLRKSFRKNIYKGKRLNIFELKAVTEEAPETEAAPSLWDVEFAKQLAAVTEQPFENGFEEMIQWTKDGKLWEFPINNEAGFDDDGSEFHEHIFLDKYLEGFPKQGPIRHFMELVTCGLSKNPYLSVKQKVEHIEWFRNYFNEKQDILKESGIHFS